The Gallaecimonas xiamenensis 3-C-1 genome has a window encoding:
- a CDS encoding DUF2062 domain-containing protein, with translation MPDHTKIRNHKHLKIFGSLVHEPNLWCLNRRSAAGAFAVGLFCAFIPIPFQMLLAAGMAIMFRVNLPLSVALVWLTNPITMPPIFYAVYRVGAWLLGNPPRHFAFEASWDWLVQSLESVGPAFMLGCIVCALTAALVGYFGISWLWRYSVARSWQKRKER, from the coding sequence ATGCCGGATCACACCAAGATCCGCAACCACAAGCACCTGAAGATCTTCGGAAGTCTGGTGCACGAACCCAACCTGTGGTGCCTCAACCGCCGCAGCGCCGCCGGTGCTTTTGCCGTCGGCCTCTTTTGTGCCTTTATCCCCATCCCCTTCCAGATGCTGCTGGCTGCCGGTATGGCCATCATGTTCAGGGTCAACCTGCCCCTGTCGGTTGCCCTGGTCTGGCTGACCAACCCCATTACCATGCCCCCCATCTTTTACGCCGTGTACCGGGTCGGTGCCTGGCTGCTGGGCAATCCACCCCGCCATTTTGCCTTCGAGGCCAGTTGGGACTGGTTGGTGCAAAGCCTCGAGTCGGTAGGGCCGGCTTTTATGCTGGGCTGTATCGTCTGCGCTCTGACTGCCGCCTTGGTGGGCTACTTTGGTATTTCCTGGCTATGGCGCTACTCGGTGGCCCGCAGTTGGCAAAAGCGCAAAGAGCGTTAA
- a CDS encoding ABC transporter permease, whose protein sequence is MFRPASLFIATRYLLRGQRGGFANFVNLFALFGVTLGVMVLMVVLSVMNGFESQLKTRLLDRVPHLVLSQDQGFADWQQRAAQLGQSPEVKAAFPYVDGEVMLQSQNGLQGGWLQGWWPGTDLPDLARAPRAGQYELVLGAGLARKLDLLVGDVVRLYLPGRSLYTPLGRLPAQRQFTVVAVVDLASELNDVLAITHYSDLRRLYGQSPEEVNKLRVTLKDPFAVQTFERLAAKGEQLWDWRSRYGDFFAAVAQEKRTMSTLLVLIIAVAAFNILAALAMLVSDKRRDIAVLAGLGMTPKALKRIFVAQGIGTGLLGSALGLSLGFLLTEHLNLVLDVIGLGGVAWGYGPQGLPVVRDPVQMGVIGAFVILICALATLAPAHRASRIDPAVVLTERD, encoded by the coding sequence ATGTTCCGACCAGCCTCGCTCTTCATCGCCACCCGCTACCTGCTGCGCGGCCAACGTGGCGGCTTTGCCAATTTCGTTAACCTCTTTGCCCTGTTCGGCGTGACCCTGGGGGTCATGGTGCTGATGGTGGTGTTGAGCGTGATGAACGGTTTCGAAAGCCAGCTCAAGACCCGGCTACTGGACAGGGTGCCGCACCTGGTGCTGAGCCAGGACCAGGGCTTTGCCGACTGGCAGCAAAGGGCGGCCCAGTTGGGCCAAAGCCCTGAGGTCAAGGCCGCCTTTCCCTATGTGGACGGGGAAGTGATGCTGCAAAGCCAGAACGGCCTGCAAGGAGGTTGGTTGCAAGGCTGGTGGCCAGGCACCGATCTCCCTGACTTGGCAAGGGCCCCCCGGGCTGGCCAGTACGAACTGGTATTGGGGGCCGGCCTGGCCCGCAAGCTGGACCTGCTGGTCGGCGACGTGGTGCGCCTTTACCTGCCGGGGCGCAGCCTCTATACCCCCCTTGGCCGGCTGCCGGCCCAGCGCCAGTTCACCGTGGTGGCGGTGGTGGATCTGGCCTCTGAACTGAACGACGTGCTGGCCATCACCCATTACAGCGACCTTCGCCGCCTTTATGGCCAGAGCCCGGAAGAGGTGAACAAGCTCAGGGTCACCCTCAAGGACCCCTTTGCAGTGCAGACCTTTGAACGCCTGGCCGCCAAGGGTGAACAGCTCTGGGATTGGCGCTCCCGCTACGGGGACTTTTTTGCCGCCGTGGCCCAGGAAAAACGCACCATGTCCACCTTGCTGGTACTGATCATCGCCGTGGCGGCCTTTAATATCCTGGCGGCCCTGGCCATGCTGGTGTCGGACAAACGCCGGGACATCGCCGTGCTGGCCGGCCTTGGCATGACCCCCAAGGCCCTCAAGCGCATCTTTGTGGCCCAAGGAATAGGCACCGGCCTGCTGGGCTCGGCCCTTGGCCTGTCCCTGGGCTTTTTGCTGACCGAACACCTGAACCTGGTGCTGGACGTGATTGGCTTGGGCGGGGTGGCCTGGGGCTATGGGCCCCAGGGGCTGCCGGTGGTGCGTGACCCGGTACAGATGGGCGTCATCGGTGCCTTTGTCATCTTGATCTGTGCCCTGGCGACCCTGGCTCCGGCCCATAGGGCCAGCCGTATCGACCCGGCCGTCGTGCTGACGGAACGCGATTAA
- a CDS encoding agmatine deiminase family protein — translation MQRLLAEWEGLDGVLLTWPHKNTDWDHMLDEVLPLYEALAYVISDYADVLIAAPEDEVDNIKARLLALGISDDAFMVYGVASNDTWARDHGPLTVETPEGLKLLDYSFTGWGNKFDATLDNQITQRLFELGAFAVPVEKKDLVLEGGGIEFDGDRTLLATSECLLNPNRNPHLTKEQIEAQLKADFGAEKINWLNHGYLAGDDTDSHIDTLARLCPNNVIAYVKCDDEQDEHFEAFQKMEAELAAMTDADGKPYKLVPLPWPFEVYDDEGQRLPATYANFLICNGAVLVPVYNDDRDNEALAAISEAFPGFDVVGLNCLPLIKQHGSLHCVTMQLPQGTLSLLPPGAEL, via the coding sequence GTGCAACGTCTGCTTGCTGAATGGGAAGGCCTGGATGGGGTTCTGCTCACCTGGCCCCACAAAAACACCGACTGGGACCACATGCTGGACGAAGTCCTGCCGTTGTATGAAGCCCTGGCCTATGTGATCAGCGACTACGCCGATGTGCTTATCGCCGCCCCCGAAGACGAAGTCGACAACATCAAAGCGCGGCTGCTGGCCCTTGGCATCAGCGACGACGCCTTTATGGTCTACGGCGTGGCCAGCAACGACACCTGGGCCCGTGACCACGGCCCGCTGACGGTGGAAACCCCCGAAGGCCTCAAGCTGCTGGACTACAGCTTTACCGGCTGGGGCAACAAGTTTGACGCGACCCTGGATAACCAAATCACCCAGCGCCTTTTTGAGCTGGGCGCCTTCGCGGTGCCGGTTGAGAAAAAAGATCTGGTGCTTGAAGGCGGCGGTATCGAGTTCGACGGTGACCGCACCCTGCTGGCCACCAGCGAGTGTTTGCTCAACCCCAACCGCAACCCCCATCTGACCAAAGAACAGATTGAAGCCCAGCTCAAGGCCGATTTTGGCGCCGAGAAAATAAACTGGCTCAACCACGGTTACCTGGCCGGTGACGACACCGACAGCCATATCGACACCCTGGCGCGGCTGTGCCCCAATAACGTCATCGCCTACGTTAAATGTGACGACGAGCAAGACGAGCACTTCGAGGCCTTCCAGAAGATGGAAGCCGAGCTTGCGGCCATGACCGACGCCGACGGCAAGCCCTACAAGCTGGTGCCCCTGCCCTGGCCCTTCGAAGTCTATGACGACGAAGGCCAGCGCCTGCCGGCCACCTATGCCAACTTCTTGATTTGTAACGGCGCCGTGCTGGTCCCCGTCTACAACGACGACAGGGACAACGAAGCCCTGGCGGCCATCAGTGAAGCCTTCCCGGGCTTTGACGTGGTGGGCCTGAACTGCCTGCCCCTTATCAAGCAACACGGCAGCCTGCACTGCGTGACCATGCAGCTGCCCCAGGGCACCCTTAGCCTGCTGCCCCCCGGAGCGGAACTATGA
- a CDS encoding carbon-nitrogen hydrolase → MSIINVGLVQHACTGNLEDNLAKSIEGIRDAAENGAQLVVLQELHRSLYFCQVEDTDLFDLAEAIPGPSTELFGELAKELGIVIVTSLFERRAPGIYHNTAVVLEKDGSIAGKYRKMHIPDDPGFYEKFYFTPGDLGFEPIQTSVGKLGILVCWDQWFPEAARLMAMSGAELLIYPTAIGWNPADDQAEQDRQRNAWVTIQRAHAIANGVPVVSVNRVGHESDPAGGPGTEFWGTSFVAGPQGEFLFEADTESELSVVVPVDLARSESVRRWWPYLRDRRIDHYGDLLKIYRD, encoded by the coding sequence ATGAGCATCATCAACGTCGGCCTGGTGCAGCACGCCTGCACTGGCAATCTGGAAGACAACCTGGCCAAATCCATCGAAGGCATTCGTGACGCCGCCGAGAACGGCGCCCAGTTGGTGGTGCTGCAAGAGCTGCACCGCAGCCTCTATTTTTGCCAGGTAGAAGACACCGACCTTTTTGACTTGGCTGAAGCCATCCCCGGCCCCAGCACCGAGCTGTTTGGGGAACTGGCCAAAGAACTGGGCATCGTCATTGTCACCAGCCTCTTTGAGCGCCGCGCCCCCGGCATCTACCACAACACCGCCGTGGTGCTGGAAAAGGACGGCTCCATCGCCGGTAAATACCGCAAGATGCACATTCCCGACGACCCGGGCTTTTACGAGAAGTTTTACTTCACCCCCGGCGATCTGGGCTTTGAGCCCATCCAGACCTCGGTAGGAAAACTCGGCATCCTGGTGTGCTGGGACCAGTGGTTCCCGGAAGCGGCCCGGCTGATGGCCATGAGCGGCGCCGAGCTGCTCATCTATCCCACCGCCATCGGCTGGAACCCTGCCGACGACCAAGCCGAGCAGGACCGCCAGCGCAATGCCTGGGTCACCATCCAGCGGGCCCACGCCATCGCCAACGGCGTGCCTGTGGTGTCGGTAAACCGGGTTGGCCATGAGTCTGATCCGGCCGGTGGCCCCGGCACCGAATTCTGGGGCACCAGCTTTGTGGCCGGCCCCCAGGGGGAGTTCCTGTTCGAAGCGGACACCGAGTCGGAACTGAGCGTGGTGGTACCGGTGGACCTGGCACGGAGCGAGTCGGTGCGGCGCTGGTGGCCCTACCTTCGCGACCGCCGTATTGACCACTACGGGGATCTGCTGAAGATCTACCGCGATTGA
- a CDS encoding ABC transporter permease yields the protein MSLSLHLAWRQFRQGHLNRLQRFLRIAAVSGVALGCLVLVLVLSVMNGFQKVLTERFLSLVPQVELIAVKGELKRPKSLTSLAESNAQVLAVAPFRNINALAVSGEHLNALALRGIDLEKEKQVSGIGRLISAEMTRDFEANPNSLILGQALADKLKVKVGQELSILVAPPGTGGLSTPRRHRLTLVGVVKVGGQLDYSLAYLPIATANGWKEMQRPEGLRLKVRDVFAADQVARDVGYRAHEGLYMDNWTRTQGHLYQDIQMVRVIIYLVVGLIMLVASFNIISLLMVTVREEAPQIAMLRSLGARQSTITGLFLWRGGMLGGLGVVLGTGLGLLLAMALPTLVSGWEQLTGSTVLAGDIYFTDTLPTQVHLADALVTALLALLVALAATLYPALHAARLQPARVLSGG from the coding sequence ATGAGCCTGAGTCTGCATCTGGCCTGGCGGCAGTTCCGCCAGGGCCACCTCAACCGCCTGCAACGTTTCTTGCGTATTGCCGCCGTCAGCGGTGTGGCCCTGGGCTGCCTGGTGTTGGTACTGGTGCTGAGCGTGATGAACGGTTTTCAAAAGGTGCTGACCGAGCGCTTTTTGTCCCTGGTGCCCCAGGTGGAACTGATCGCCGTCAAAGGGGAACTGAAAAGGCCCAAGAGCCTCACCAGCCTGGCCGAGTCCAATGCCCAGGTGTTGGCGGTGGCGCCCTTTCGCAACATCAATGCCCTGGCGGTCAGCGGCGAACACCTCAATGCCCTGGCCTTGCGAGGCATCGACCTGGAAAAGGAAAAGCAGGTGTCGGGCATAGGCCGGCTTATCTCTGCCGAGATGACCCGTGATTTCGAGGCCAACCCCAACAGCCTTATCCTCGGCCAGGCCCTGGCCGACAAGCTCAAGGTCAAGGTGGGCCAGGAGCTGAGCATACTGGTGGCACCACCAGGCACCGGCGGCCTTTCAACGCCGCGCCGCCATCGCCTGACCCTGGTGGGGGTGGTGAAGGTGGGGGGACAGCTGGATTACAGCCTGGCCTACCTGCCCATCGCCACCGCCAACGGCTGGAAGGAAATGCAGCGCCCCGAAGGCCTGCGCCTGAAAGTGCGGGACGTCTTTGCCGCCGACCAGGTGGCAAGGGATGTGGGTTACCGGGCCCACGAAGGCCTGTACATGGACAATTGGACCCGCACCCAGGGCCACCTCTACCAGGATATCCAGATGGTCAGGGTGATCATCTACCTGGTGGTGGGCCTTATCATGCTGGTGGCCAGCTTCAATATCATTTCCCTGTTGATGGTGACGGTGCGCGAGGAAGCGCCGCAAATCGCCATGCTCAGGAGCCTGGGGGCTCGCCAAAGCACCATCACCGGCCTCTTCTTGTGGCGCGGCGGCATGCTGGGCGGCCTTGGGGTGGTGCTGGGGACAGGTCTTGGTCTGCTGCTGGCCATGGCGCTGCCGACCCTGGTGAGCGGGTGGGAACAGCTGACCGGCAGCACAGTGCTGGCCGGGGATATTTATTTCACCGACACCCTGCCCACCCAAGTCCACCTGGCCGACGCCCTGGTCACGGCGCTGTTGGCGCTGCTGGTGGCCCTGGCCGCAACCCTATACCCGGCGCTCCACGCCGCCAGGCTACAACCGGCAAGGGTGCTGTCGGGCGGCTAA
- a CDS encoding DNA internalization-related competence protein ComEC/Rec2 — protein sequence MPLLTWLLGLVTPFLWEQLPTTGTTALLCGLALLLLWLGWQRLAVFLVGLCYSCLWGSLTPAPPLLAQDHSIEARVLAAESALYVAIEELDDKALAPVKARLGWYAEEERPEPGQRFRAQVRLKPLHHRLNPGSRAQARRDAAMGIAWTGYVRRLDSVEGQASWQRRWHQYLGERLADFRHQGLMLALLTGDRRAISEPQRALLQGSGTAHLLAISGLHVALVAGLGLWLGHLLPGNGRRLGWLLGLAMAGLYAWQSGLAPPTLRALVALSAWVLWLGWRQPVMAGRLWLGLLALFGTLDPLVLLDSRLWLSFSAVGLILLALWRFPSRGWRALLVLQLGLGLLLWPLQWWLFGTVPAFGLLANLVAVPLVSLVVMPLLLLGLVLPLAWQLADGALGALLWGLAFTNGSLPGPWLLWLLLLPVAALPLRRLARAMLALALAGALLLRPTAQGVWFLDVGQGSATALIKGRQMLLVDTGPGPWALDGARYLAASRSLALMVLSHSDLDHSGGASAFKVPVLAGQSGPGQEPCIGGQALHWGAEPVALLWPPAGFKGEDNDHSCVLFTHIAGHSLLLPGDISRRSEGRRPWPRAQWLAVPHHGSLSSSSPDFIRQVQPELAVFSTGKGNAFGFPKAPVLARYRASGAQTWVIGEQGALFCSVEGCQGLKRFWWEGQAVGVGQR from the coding sequence TTGCCTTTACTGACCTGGCTTTTGGGCCTGGTGACCCCTTTTCTCTGGGAACAGCTGCCAACCACAGGTACCACGGCGCTGCTCTGTGGCCTGGCGCTGCTGCTGTTGTGGTTGGGGTGGCAACGTCTGGCGGTTTTTCTGGTAGGGCTGTGCTACAGCTGTCTGTGGGGCAGCCTGACACCGGCGCCGCCGTTGCTTGCACAGGACCATAGCATAGAAGCGCGGGTTCTGGCAGCCGAGTCAGCACTTTATGTAGCAATTGAGGAACTTGATGACAAGGCGCTGGCGCCGGTCAAAGCGCGCCTTGGCTGGTACGCCGAGGAGGAGCGCCCCGAGCCTGGCCAGCGCTTTCGCGCCCAGGTGCGTCTCAAACCCCTGCATCACCGCCTTAACCCCGGCAGCAGGGCCCAGGCCCGCCGCGATGCTGCCATGGGGATCGCCTGGACCGGCTACGTGCGCCGTCTGGACAGCGTTGAGGGACAGGCCAGTTGGCAGCGCCGCTGGCACCAATACCTTGGGGAACGTTTGGCGGACTTTCGCCACCAGGGCCTGATGTTGGCCTTGCTGACCGGCGACAGGCGTGCCATCAGTGAACCGCAACGGGCCCTGCTGCAAGGCAGTGGCACCGCCCACCTGCTGGCTATCTCCGGTTTGCATGTGGCTCTGGTAGCAGGCCTTGGGCTCTGGCTTGGCCACCTGTTGCCCGGAAACGGCCGGCGCCTAGGCTGGCTGTTGGGGCTGGCCATGGCCGGTCTTTATGCTTGGCAGTCGGGGCTGGCGCCGCCGACCTTGCGGGCCCTGGTGGCGTTAAGTGCCTGGGTACTTTGGTTGGGGTGGCGCCAGCCGGTGATGGCCGGGCGCCTGTGGCTGGGGTTACTGGCCCTCTTTGGCACCCTGGACCCCTTGGTGCTGCTCGACAGCCGGCTTTGGCTGTCCTTTAGTGCCGTGGGCCTTATCCTGTTGGCCTTGTGGCGCTTTCCCAGCCGGGGCTGGCGGGCTTTGCTGGTGTTGCAGCTGGGCTTGGGGCTCTTGCTGTGGCCCTTGCAGTGGTGGCTGTTTGGCACAGTGCCGGCCTTTGGCCTGCTGGCAAACCTGGTGGCAGTGCCCCTGGTCAGCCTGGTGGTGATGCCATTGCTGCTGTTGGGTTTGGTGCTGCCCCTGGCTTGGCAGCTGGCCGATGGCGCCCTTGGCGCCTTGCTGTGGGGGCTGGCCTTTACCAACGGCAGCCTGCCCGGGCCCTGGCTGCTGTGGTTGCTGCTGTTACCGGTGGCGGCGCTGCCCTTAAGACGCCTGGCCCGGGCCATGTTGGCGCTGGCCCTGGCCGGGGCCTTGCTGTTAAGGCCCACGGCGCAGGGAGTGTGGTTTTTGGATGTGGGGCAGGGCAGTGCCACCGCCCTTATCAAAGGCCGGCAGATGCTGCTGGTAGACACCGGCCCCGGCCCCTGGGCCCTTGACGGTGCCCGCTATCTGGCGGCAAGCCGCAGCTTGGCGCTGATGGTGCTGTCCCACAGCGACCTTGACCACAGCGGCGGTGCCAGCGCTTTTAAGGTGCCGGTACTGGCCGGGCAAAGCGGCCCAGGCCAAGAGCCCTGTATCGGCGGCCAAGCGCTCCATTGGGGGGCAGAGCCGGTGGCGCTGCTGTGGCCCCCGGCAGGCTTTAAGGGCGAGGATAACGACCATTCCTGCGTGCTCTTTACCCATATCGCCGGCCACAGCCTGCTGCTGCCCGGTGATATCAGCCGGCGCAGCGAGGGGCGCCGGCCCTGGCCAAGGGCCCAGTGGCTGGCGGTGCCCCACCATGGCTCCTTGAGTTCATCGAGCCCCGATTTCATCCGCCAGGTGCAGCCCGAGCTGGCGGTTTTCTCCACCGGCAAGGGTAATGCTTTTGGCTTTCCCAAGGCGCCGGTACTGGCCCGTTACCGTGCGAGCGGGGCCCAAACCTGGGTTATTGGTGAGCAAGGGGCGCTTTTTTGTTCAGTTGAGGGTTGTCAGGGACTTAAGCGCTTTTGGTGGGAGGGCCAGGCGGTTGGCGTGGGACAACGCTAA
- the lolD gene encoding lipoprotein-releasing ABC transporter ATP-binding protein LolD codes for MLRCHQLTKIYQDEGMETAVLGGVNLTVEPGETLAIVGSSGSGKSTLLHLMGTLDQPSSGQLQFEGQDMLAWDEESRCRFRNQSLGFVYQFHHLLPEFSALENAAMPALIHGESPAKANERARMLLDRVGLSHRLNHRPSALSGGERQRVAMARALVNSPRLVLADEPTGNLDEASGEQVYQLMQELNQEFGTAFVVVTHDRGLAAKMKRVLALKKGVLQEA; via the coding sequence GTGCTGCGTTGTCATCAACTGACCAAAATCTACCAGGACGAAGGCATGGAAACCGCCGTGCTGGGTGGGGTGAACCTGACCGTAGAGCCCGGCGAAACCCTGGCTATCGTCGGCTCGTCCGGGTCGGGTAAAAGCACCCTGTTGCACCTGATGGGCACCCTGGACCAGCCCAGCAGCGGCCAGTTGCAGTTCGAAGGCCAGGACATGCTGGCCTGGGACGAGGAAAGCCGCTGCCGCTTTCGCAACCAGAGCCTGGGGTTTGTCTACCAGTTCCACCACCTGCTACCGGAATTTTCCGCCCTGGAAAATGCCGCCATGCCGGCCCTTATCCACGGGGAAAGCCCGGCCAAGGCCAACGAGCGGGCCCGGATGCTGCTGGATAGGGTAGGGCTCAGCCACCGCCTTAATCACAGGCCCTCGGCCCTGTCTGGCGGTGAGCGCCAGCGGGTGGCCATGGCCAGGGCCCTGGTCAATTCCCCTCGCCTGGTATTGGCCGACGAACCCACCGGCAACCTGGACGAGGCCAGCGGCGAGCAGGTCTACCAGCTGATGCAGGAGCTGAACCAGGAGTTTGGCACCGCCTTTGTGGTGGTGACCCACGATAGGGGCCTGGCCGCCAAGATGAAGCGGGTGTTGGCCCTTAAAAAGGGAGTCTTGCAGGAAGCATGA